From the genome of Caldisericota bacterium, one region includes:
- the proC gene encoding pyrroline-5-carboxylate reductase, which produces MKISFIGAGTMASSMIKCIIEEGVYKKEDIVGSGPRLARARELNRQFGIKMMQNNVEAALFGDIVVLSVKPQIFSTVAKELKEVLQDYQIVLSIMAGIPIEVIQRELTHKKVVRVMPNTPVQVGHGMSMWTATKEVSEEERIHIREIFSSMGKELFVKDENYVDMATALNGTGPAFVFLFLEAMISAGVHLGFSRRVSKELVYQTVLGSILFAMNSDKHTAELRDMVTSPGGTTTEALYELEKGAFRTVLEKAVYAAYKRTKYLGELSKEKKEGGQQ; this is translated from the coding sequence ATGAAAATATCATTTATTGGAGCAGGGACTATGGCCTCATCTATGATTAAATGCATCATAGAGGAAGGTGTTTATAAAAAGGAAGACATTGTGGGCAGCGGCCCACGTCTTGCAAGAGCGAGGGAATTGAACAGGCAATTTGGGATTAAGATGATGCAAAATAATGTGGAAGCAGCATTATTTGGCGATATCGTGGTACTATCCGTTAAACCACAGATTTTTTCAACCGTTGCAAAAGAGTTAAAAGAAGTGTTGCAAGACTACCAGATTGTGTTATCCATAATGGCCGGCATTCCAATAGAGGTGATTCAAAGAGAGCTTACGCATAAAAAGGTAGTGCGCGTAATGCCAAATACTCCTGTCCAAGTCGGGCATGGAATGAGTATGTGGACTGCAACGAAAGAAGTGAGTGAAGAAGAAAGAATTCACATCAGAGAAATTTTTTCTTCAATGGGAAAAGAACTCTTTGTCAAAGATGAAAATTATGTTGATATGGCTACGGCTTTAAATGGCACGGGTCCTGCTTTTGTGTTTTTGTTTCTTGAAGCAATGATAAGTGCAGGCGTTCATCTTGGATTCTCTCGAAGAGTGTCCAAAGAACTTGTTTATCAAACCGTACTTGGTTCTATACTTTTTGCTATGAATTCTGATAAGCATACAGCAGAACTGCGTGATATGGTAACTTCCCCGGGAGGCACTACGACAGAAGCGCTGTATGAATTAGAGAAAGGGGCTTTTAGAACTGTTCTTGAAAAGGCAGTGTATGCTGCTTACAAGCGCACGAAATATTTAGGCGAATTGAGTAAAGAGAAAAAAGAAGGAGGGCAACAATAA
- a CDS encoding CYTH domain-containing protein, producing MVKKEYEVKLTASKKMLEKIKQIPGFLNWSIKGGKEKYLISHYFDTEKFDLLYSNMAYRTREEDGKNIATLKGNGILKNGIFIRDEFKEILRNSEDVTKAGFLNKYFPQILEITKGNPLKEVLIVDNERHILYFEKNGSLIEASLDFLHFVLNKRKVSYNEIELELKNGCEEDLLECASFLKLNFHLFLAGASKYEMGLRSFNLIPLL from the coding sequence ATGGTGAAGAAGGAATACGAAGTAAAGCTTACTGCATCAAAAAAAATGCTCGAAAAGATTAAGCAGATTCCAGGATTTCTTAATTGGAGCATTAAGGGAGGAAAGGAAAAATATCTTATTAGCCACTACTTTGATACTGAGAAATTTGACCTTCTTTACAGCAATATGGCATATAGGACAAGAGAAGAGGACGGCAAAAATATCGCAACGCTTAAAGGAAACGGTATCCTTAAAAATGGAATATTCATAAGGGATGAGTTTAAAGAAATACTGCGTAATAGCGAAGATGTGACAAAAGCTGGTTTTTTGAATAAATATTTTCCGCAAATATTGGAAATTACCAAAGGAAATCCTTTGAAAGAAGTGTTGATTGTAGATAACGAAAGGCATATTTTGTATTTTGAGAAGAATGGCTCTTTGATTGAGGCTTCCCTGGATTTTCTGCACTTTGTGCTGAACAAAAGGAAAGTTTCTTACAATGAAATTGAACTGGAACTTAAAAATGGATGTGAAGAAGATCTTTTAGAATGTGCCTCTTTTTTGAAGCTCAATTTTCACCTGTTCTTAGCAGGTGCATCCAAATATGAAATGGGACTAAGGAGTTTTAATCTTATCCCACTGTTATAA